A single window of Anaerolineae bacterium DNA harbors:
- a CDS encoding Phosphonate ABC transporter ATP-binding protein — translation MLEVRNLTKIYEGGVLALNRVSFQVPPGQFLAIIGLSGSGKSTLLRCINRLIEPTEGKVIWNGVDITAASPQELRLIRRKIGMVFQNFNLVYRSKVITNVLSGRLGYINPAWSLLNRFSKEDIQKALQQLERVGIADKAYQRADELSGGQQQRVGIARALMQDPEMILADEPVASLDPVLAHSIMRYLEQINKEDGVTVLCSLHFLDLVHRYADRVIALNNGNLVFEGLPQEIDDQKFKEIYGREAERIG, via the coding sequence ATGTTAGAGGTACGCAATCTGACCAAAATTTATGAAGGGGGCGTGCTGGCGCTCAATCGGGTTAGCTTTCAAGTCCCCCCAGGGCAATTCTTAGCCATCATCGGCTTGAGTGGTTCAGGCAAATCGACTCTGCTCCGTTGTATCAATCGCCTGATCGAGCCAACCGAAGGCAAAGTCATCTGGAATGGGGTGGATATTACCGCTGCTTCGCCGCAAGAACTGCGCCTCATCCGACGCAAGATCGGCATGGTCTTTCAAAACTTCAACCTGGTCTATCGCTCGAAAGTGATCACCAATGTCCTGTCGGGGCGGCTGGGCTATATCAACCCGGCCTGGAGTCTGCTCAACCGCTTCTCCAAAGAGGATATCCAGAAAGCCCTGCAACAACTGGAGCGGGTGGGGATTGCCGATAAAGCCTATCAGCGAGCAGATGAATTGAGCGGCGGACAACAGCAACGCGTCGGCATCGCCCGCGCTTTGATGCAAGACCCTGAAATGATCCTGGCGGATGAGCCGGTTGCCAGTTTAGACCCGGTGCTCGCCCACAGTATCATGCGCTATCTGGAGCAAATCAACAAAGAGGATGGGGTCACCGTGCTGTGTAGTCTGCACTTTTTAGACCTGGTTCATCGCTACGCCGATCGGGTAATCGCCTTAAACAACGGCAATCTGGTCTTCGAGGGATTACCTCAGGAGATTGATGACCAGAAGTTCAAAGAAATCTACGGGCGCGAAGCGGAGAGAATTGGCTGA
- a CDS encoding glycosyl transferase, group 1, giving the protein MSGHLPTQNLNLGFVSMRFNSTDGVSLESSKWCQVLTELGHSCFYFAGQCDRPAERSYVVPEAHFDHPEILDITRIAFSNRIRPPVLTMRIRDLAGYLKEHLIKFIQKYDIHVLLVENALSIPMNLPLALALTELIAESGIPTIAHHHDLFWERKRYLVNCVWDYINMAYPPRLPSLVHVVINSSAANQLSHRRGIAAYVIPNVMNFDQPPPPPDEYSASLRADLGIADYEYFFLQPTRVVRRKGIEHSIEFIRRLGLPARLVISHASGDEGDEYAQHLFTYAELMNVKLIMADQIVGERRGNLPDGRKIYSLFDVYSRCDLVTYPSLLEGFGNAFLEAIYYKRPLLVNNYTIYSIDIKPKGFRAIEFDGFITEKTLQQARELLENPALVEEMTEHNYRLGRRYYSYRMLASQLKGILHVLSGEVE; this is encoded by the coding sequence TTGAGCGGTCATTTACCCACTCAGAATCTCAACCTTGGTTTTGTCTCGATGCGTTTTAACTCAACCGATGGGGTCTCCCTCGAGTCGAGCAAATGGTGTCAGGTCTTGACCGAGTTGGGGCATTCGTGTTTCTACTTCGCCGGGCAGTGCGATCGTCCTGCCGAGCGTTCGTATGTTGTCCCCGAAGCGCATTTCGATCACCCGGAAATTCTCGACATCACCCGCATCGCCTTCTCCAACCGCATCCGACCACCGGTATTAACCATGCGCATCCGCGATCTGGCTGGCTACCTGAAGGAGCACCTGATTAAATTCATCCAGAAGTACGACATCCACGTGCTTCTGGTAGAGAACGCCCTCTCGATCCCGATGAACCTGCCTTTAGCCCTGGCGCTAACCGAATTGATCGCCGAAAGCGGCATCCCCACCATTGCTCACCACCACGATCTATTTTGGGAGCGCAAGCGTTACCTGGTCAACTGCGTTTGGGATTACATCAACATGGCTTATCCGCCGCGCTTACCCAGTCTGGTGCATGTGGTCATCAACAGCTCAGCCGCCAATCAGCTCAGCCATCGGCGCGGCATTGCGGCTTATGTTATCCCCAACGTGATGAACTTCGATCAACCCCCTCCGCCGCCCGATGAATATTCCGCGTCCCTGCGCGCGGATCTCGGTATTGCCGATTATGAGTATTTCTTCCTGCAGCCGACCCGCGTCGTGCGCCGCAAAGGCATCGAACACTCCATTGAGTTCATCCGCCGCCTTGGGCTACCCGCCCGCCTGGTGATCTCGCATGCCAGCGGCGACGAAGGCGATGAATACGCCCAACACCTCTTCACTTATGCTGAATTGATGAACGTCAAGTTAATCATGGCAGACCAGATCGTCGGCGAAAGGCGCGGCAACCTGCCGGATGGGCGCAAAATCTATTCGTTGTTCGATGTCTATTCGCGCTGCGATCTGGTGACCTATCCCTCGCTGTTAGAAGGGTTTGGCAACGCGTTCCTGGAGGCGATCTACTACAAACGCCCCTTGTTGGTTAACAACTACACGATCTATTCGATTGACATCAAACCCAAAGGTTTTCGAGCAATTGAGTTCGATGGCTTCATCACCGAAAAAACTTTGCAGCAAGCGCGCGAGCTGTTGGAGAATCCTGCTCTGGTTGAAGAGATGACCGAACACAACTATCGTCTGGGCAGGCGGTATTACTCCTACCGCATGCTTGCCAGCCAATTGAAGGGGATTCTCCATGTTCTGTCGGGAGAAGTTGAATGA
- a CDS encoding Phosphonate ABC transporter phosphate-binding periplasmic component, translating to MSKPTLFRILGLVVAAALILAACAPAATPTPEAPPPTEAPAEPTQPPEPTATPEPTPTPEPQIGSPERPIKVLFVPSVDAEKIVASGQLLAEALNKATGLTFEVVVPTSYAATIEEMCASPDDTIGFIPGLGYVLAEQLCGVKVAGKAVRFGYDWYAAMIVVARESPYQQVADLNGKKWAYPDAASTSGYLYPLYMFKEAGITPGESVAAGSHDAAIKAVYNGEADFGTAFFSPPRVDGKAVDWEPGQNPDVPADLLDSCGPTQDEKALVCGNFEIRDARRNLRKELPDVAQKVRILATTPKIPNDTVSFGPDFPEDLMQKIMDALFAFAQNDPEGFAKALEAYSWTGINPATDAEYDPIRLAIQASGFKIEDLGQ from the coding sequence ATGTCAAAACCAACCCTATTTCGAATATTGGGTCTTGTTGTCGCGGCGGCATTGATACTGGCTGCCTGCGCTCCGGCAGCTACTCCCACCCCTGAGGCGCCTCCCCCCACGGAAGCACCCGCCGAACCCACCCAACCCCCCGAGCCGACCGCAACCCCTGAGCCGACTCCGACGCCCGAACCGCAAATCGGTTCGCCCGAACGTCCCATTAAGGTCTTGTTTGTTCCCTCCGTTGACGCCGAGAAAATCGTCGCCAGCGGGCAACTGCTCGCCGAAGCGCTCAACAAAGCCACCGGACTGACCTTCGAGGTGGTCGTTCCCACCTCCTATGCGGCTACCATCGAAGAGATGTGCGCCTCACCCGATGACACGATAGGCTTCATCCCCGGTTTGGGTTACGTTCTTGCCGAACAGCTTTGCGGAGTAAAGGTGGCTGGCAAGGCGGTGCGTTTCGGTTATGACTGGTACGCCGCCATGATCGTGGTCGCTCGAGAGAGTCCCTATCAGCAAGTGGCCGATCTGAACGGCAAGAAATGGGCTTATCCCGATGCGGCTTCGACTTCGGGTTATCTCTATCCCCTCTATATGTTCAAGGAAGCCGGGATAACGCCAGGGGAAAGCGTGGCAGCCGGCAGTCATGATGCAGCCATCAAAGCGGTTTATAACGGTGAAGCCGATTTCGGCACCGCTTTCTTTAGCCCACCTCGCGTGGATGGAAAGGCGGTCGATTGGGAGCCAGGTCAAAATCCGGATGTACCGGCCGATCTGTTAGATTCCTGTGGGCCTACACAAGATGAGAAAGCCCTGGTGTGCGGGAACTTCGAAATTCGCGATGCCCGCCGCAATTTGCGCAAAGAGCTACCCGATGTGGCTCAAAAGGTGCGCATCCTCGCCACCACCCCGAAAATCCCCAACGATACCGTCTCATTTGGACCGGACTTCCCCGAGGATCTGATGCAGAAGATCATGGATGCACTGTTTGCCTTTGCCCAGAATGACCCCGAAGGCTTTGCCAAAGCTCTCGAAGCGTACTCCTGGACGGGAATCAACCCGGCAACCGACGCCGAATACGACCCCATTCGACTTGCCATCCAGGCTTCTGGCTTTAAGATCGAAGACCTCGGTCAATAA
- a CDS encoding Glycosyltransferase, with protein sequence MKIVLVHYSAPPIIGGVESVMDHHARLFADHGHEVRILAGRGATMDERVQFSEAPLLDSRHPDILAVKGDLDQGKVPDRFYDLVDKIYLCLRQQVEDADCIIAHNVCSLHKNLALTAALHRWCCTEDRPRLILWHHDLAWTTPRYQPELHRGYPWDLLRQDWQSAQHVTVSRLRQRELADLLGIPLERIRVIPNGLDFLAFYKVEEQTRRLIEQLNLLACEPLFLLPVRITPRKNIELALQILSALRHHLPEAALVVTGPLGAHNPRNQQYFERLLEIRHGLALEGAAHFLAEVSPEPLPDAVIADFYRIADALLLPSREEGFGIPVLEAGLSRLPVFCADLPPLREIGGDQIYTFGLDESPAVIAARIEATLQNNPICALRRRVRREYRWEGIYEKHLAPLLEGTERS encoded by the coding sequence ATGAAGATCGTCCTGGTGCATTATAGCGCCCCACCCATCATCGGCGGCGTTGAGAGCGTCATGGATCATCACGCCCGCTTGTTCGCCGATCACGGGCATGAGGTGAGAATCCTCGCCGGGCGAGGGGCAACCATGGACGAAAGGGTGCAGTTCAGCGAAGCGCCTTTGCTGGATTCTCGTCACCCCGACATCCTGGCAGTCAAAGGCGATCTGGATCAGGGAAAAGTGCCGGATCGCTTCTATGACCTGGTTGACAAAATTTACCTGTGCCTGCGCCAGCAGGTCGAAGACGCAGATTGCATCATAGCTCACAATGTCTGTTCGTTGCACAAAAATCTTGCCCTGACGGCTGCATTGCACCGCTGGTGTTGCACCGAAGACCGTCCCAGATTGATTCTATGGCATCACGATTTAGCCTGGACGACACCTCGCTATCAACCCGAATTGCATCGCGGTTATCCCTGGGATTTGCTGCGTCAGGACTGGCAGAGCGCCCAGCATGTCACCGTCTCACGCCTGCGCCAGAGGGAATTGGCAGACTTGCTGGGCATTCCCTTAGAACGCATCCGCGTGATTCCAAACGGGCTGGACTTCCTTGCCTTTTACAAAGTCGAAGAGCAAACGCGGCGCTTGATTGAGCAATTGAATTTGTTGGCTTGCGAGCCGTTATTCCTGCTACCGGTGCGAATAACCCCCCGCAAGAACATCGAACTGGCGTTGCAGATTCTCTCTGCCCTGCGCCATCATCTGCCCGAAGCAGCCCTGGTCGTCACCGGCCCTTTAGGAGCACACAACCCGCGCAACCAGCAGTACTTTGAGCGTTTGCTGGAAATCCGCCACGGATTAGCGCTCGAGGGCGCGGCGCATTTTTTAGCCGAAGTGAGCCCCGAACCGTTACCCGATGCCGTCATCGCCGATTTCTATCGCATTGCCGATGCGCTGCTGCTTCCCAGCCGCGAGGAGGGTTTCGGCATCCCCGTCCTGGAAGCTGGTTTGAGCCGCCTGCCTGTCTTTTGCGCCGATCTTCCTCCATTGCGCGAGATCGGCGGCGACCAGATTTATACCTTCGGTTTAGATGAATCACCTGCGGTCATTGCCGCCCGAATTGAAGCAACTTTGCAAAACAACCCCATTTGCGCCTTACGCCGACGGGTGCGCCGTGAGTACAGATGGGAAGGGATTTACGAGAAGCATCTCGCTCCACTATTGGAAGGAACAGAAAGGTCATGA
- a CDS encoding Glucosyl-3-phosphoglycerate synthase produces the protein MNRSYQRGVYHRVVVPILPEGESQAAVQLARAIAPGGRIVLVGFVGVPEGETLSLAALPARQVRSVLHHWQQIEPRLRIRERVRASYQPFLDLSQVVQEEQSDLLILEYPTHFAQMGITINEALSIYPCELAILRGQISAVTQRILVPIRGSVHAEQSLRLAFAIAQATQARVFPLHIISPGESSLETPARSLVSILEQIPDVERLIVKSDQVVETILDHAHQADLIIMGTMAKPGQRSSAVGPITEQILTQAPCSVIAIRSSRPMPPNIGEEIASTSSISVLVDKWFGENTYYADEFADLAQLLKLKEKQNVSISLALPALNEEATVGNVIQTIKSALMDNLPLLDEIILIDSNSTDRTRQIAAELDIPVYIHQQVLPEVGARNGKGEALWKSLYLTKGDIVLWIDTDIVNIHPRFVYGLIGPLLLRERIQFVKGFYRRPLKVGDKVQAGGGGRVTELTARPLINLFYPALSGLIQPLSGEYGGRRALLERLPFSCGYGVEIGLLIDILETVGLDSIAQVDLQERIHHNQPLQALSKMSFAIIQTVVRKLERRYGVNLLQEINRSMKTIHYEAGRLYLEVEEIAERERPPISELAAYREKMAARKTPSPA, from the coding sequence ATGAATCGCTCGTACCAACGGGGAGTCTATCACCGCGTTGTCGTACCAATCCTGCCAGAAGGGGAAAGTCAGGCTGCCGTTCAACTGGCACGGGCTATCGCTCCGGGCGGTCGCATTGTGCTGGTTGGTTTCGTGGGTGTACCTGAAGGAGAAACCCTGAGTCTGGCTGCCCTGCCAGCCCGGCAGGTTCGCAGTGTTCTACACCACTGGCAACAAATCGAGCCGCGCTTGCGGATCCGAGAACGGGTGCGCGCCTCTTATCAGCCCTTTCTGGATTTATCTCAGGTGGTGCAGGAAGAGCAAAGCGACCTTTTGATTCTGGAATATCCGACGCACTTTGCGCAGATGGGCATAACCATCAATGAAGCCCTGAGCATCTACCCCTGTGAGCTGGCAATCTTACGCGGCCAGATCTCCGCCGTTACCCAACGCATACTCGTTCCAATTCGTGGTTCGGTTCATGCCGAGCAGAGTCTGCGCCTGGCGTTTGCCATCGCCCAGGCGACCCAGGCAAGAGTATTCCCCTTGCATATCATCTCCCCCGGAGAGTCTTCTCTCGAAACCCCGGCGCGTAGCCTGGTGAGCATACTGGAACAAATTCCGGATGTCGAGCGGCTGATTGTGAAATCCGACCAGGTGGTGGAAACGATCCTCGATCATGCCCACCAGGCTGACCTGATCATCATGGGGACAATGGCAAAACCCGGTCAGCGCTCCTCGGCTGTTGGTCCTATCACAGAGCAAATCCTCACTCAAGCGCCGTGCAGCGTGATTGCCATCCGCTCCTCCCGCCCCATGCCGCCAAACATTGGTGAGGAAATTGCCTCTACCAGCTCAATCTCCGTTTTAGTTGATAAATGGTTTGGCGAGAACACCTATTACGCGGATGAATTTGCCGATCTGGCTCAACTCTTGAAGCTCAAGGAAAAACAGAACGTCTCGATCAGTCTAGCTCTACCGGCGCTCAATGAAGAAGCCACCGTAGGGAATGTCATCCAGACTATTAAGAGCGCCTTGATGGATAACCTGCCCCTCCTGGATGAGATCATCTTAATCGATTCGAACTCCACCGACCGTACCCGCCAGATTGCCGCCGAACTGGACATCCCGGTCTATATTCACCAGCAGGTGCTCCCCGAAGTGGGTGCCAGAAACGGCAAGGGTGAAGCTTTGTGGAAGAGCCTTTACCTGACAAAAGGCGACATCGTTTTGTGGATCGACACCGACATTGTCAACATCCACCCTCGCTTTGTCTATGGGTTGATCGGGCCCCTGTTGCTGCGTGAGCGCATCCAGTTTGTCAAAGGCTTTTACCGCAGACCGCTGAAAGTAGGCGATAAAGTTCAAGCCGGCGGTGGTGGACGGGTGACCGAATTGACCGCCCGCCCTTTGATCAACCTTTTCTATCCGGCTCTCTCGGGGCTCATTCAACCGTTATCGGGTGAATATGGAGGTCGCCGCGCTTTGCTGGAACGCCTGCCCTTTTCTTGTGGATATGGCGTAGAGATCGGGCTTTTAATTGACATCCTGGAAACCGTCGGTTTGGATAGCATCGCTCAGGTTGACCTGCAAGAACGTATTCATCACAATCAACCTTTGCAAGCCTTGAGCAAGATGTCTTTTGCTATCATCCAAACCGTCGTGCGCAAACTGGAACGGCGCTATGGCGTCAATCTGCTCCAGGAAATCAACCGCTCGATGAAAACCATTCATTACGAAGCCGGACGGCTCTACCTTGAAGTGGAAGAAATCGCCGAGCGCGAGCGTCCGCCGATCAGTGAACTGGCAGCTTACCGGGAAAAAATGGCGGCTAGAAAAACACCTTCACCAGCTTAA
- a CDS encoding Phosphonate ABC transporter permease protein phnE, whose protein sequence is MEKKGKASLWKSLRLGFAILAVLVIYAYGFQVTKVDLAEFRKESRQDSRIRVMRALARPDIFEYDQEEFTVLAPIYVPCPNQPVQVPPPDSSQPHLVIPSHCGKPNESIQVEGYNFPPNVKGPIFFVPSSDPNSTLTLQRGNIETDSQGRFITTIRLPNRPSDDIQYLKVITRRNVGLPRFSQTARETWDKIIETIFLALLATTIGTVFSVPISFFAARNLMKDVKSPLTSISLAALGWPLGIGLGLSVARLIQTIVARWQGQSLISSFLFVGFALLGMLLLRWAVFDPGREQDNRTLKVLRLLAQVTGLMALVLAFFALSQVGITVGFSLARRLGSFAFLGNFLAQLSDVMTVLLTPAIALAGGAWVGSLGGQMGTKWNDTLPAGVVRLLNGLLSALAAALLSGLLGWGIGWLYEIRQVEFTLYYPAMGGALLGILLALFTQPKQPLPIGLVVYTITRTTLNAVRSIEALIMAIVAVIWVGIGPFAGVLALGLHTIASLAKLYSEQVESILPGPIEAITATGATRLQTIVYAVIPQILPPYISFTMYRWDINVRMSTIIGFAGGGGIGFLLIQNINLLNYRAASTQMLAIAIVVAAMDYLSSAMRERFV, encoded by the coding sequence ATGGAAAAGAAAGGCAAAGCCTCGCTCTGGAAATCGCTCCGGTTAGGTTTCGCTATTCTGGCAGTTTTAGTGATCTATGCCTATGGTTTTCAAGTGACCAAGGTTGATTTAGCCGAATTCCGCAAGGAGAGCCGTCAGGATAGCCGGATCCGTGTGATGCGTGCCCTCGCCCGCCCGGATATCTTCGAATATGATCAGGAAGAATTTACCGTTCTCGCCCCCATTTACGTCCCCTGTCCGAACCAGCCTGTGCAGGTTCCCCCACCCGACTCTTCGCAACCCCACCTCGTTATCCCTTCCCATTGCGGCAAACCTAACGAAAGTATCCAGGTTGAGGGTTATAACTTTCCACCCAACGTCAAAGGGCCAATCTTCTTTGTGCCCTCTTCCGATCCCAATTCGACCCTCACCCTGCAACGCGGCAACATTGAGACCGATTCGCAGGGGCGCTTCATCACAACCATTCGCCTCCCTAACCGCCCGAGCGATGACATCCAGTACCTCAAAGTCATCACGCGGCGCAACGTCGGTCTGCCGCGCTTTAGCCAGACCGCCAGAGAGACCTGGGACAAAATCATCGAAACCATCTTTCTGGCATTGCTGGCAACCACCATCGGCACAGTCTTTTCCGTGCCAATTAGCTTCTTTGCAGCGCGCAACCTGATGAAAGACGTTAAAAGCCCGCTGACCAGCATTAGCCTGGCAGCATTGGGCTGGCCGCTTGGCATTGGGTTGGGCTTGAGTGTTGCCCGCTTGATTCAGACAATTGTTGCCCGCTGGCAGGGTCAAAGCCTGATCTCTTCGTTCCTGTTCGTCGGGTTTGCCTTGCTGGGGATGCTCCTGCTGCGTTGGGCAGTGTTCGACCCTGGCCGCGAACAGGATAACCGCACGCTGAAAGTCCTGCGTTTGCTGGCCCAGGTGACCGGACTGATGGCGCTGGTGCTGGCTTTCTTCGCCCTGAGCCAGGTGGGCATCACAGTGGGCTTTTCCCTGGCGCGTCGCCTGGGAAGCTTTGCCTTTCTGGGCAACTTTCTCGCCCAACTCTCCGATGTGATGACCGTTTTATTAACTCCGGCGATTGCACTTGCCGGCGGCGCGTGGGTGGGCAGTCTGGGCGGACAAATGGGCACAAAGTGGAACGACACCCTTCCCGCAGGAGTGGTCAGGTTGCTCAACGGACTGCTAAGCGCGCTGGCTGCCGCGCTCTTATCGGGCTTATTGGGCTGGGGAATTGGCTGGCTGTATGAAATCAGGCAGGTGGAATTTACACTCTATTACCCAGCCATGGGTGGCGCCCTGCTGGGCATCCTTCTTGCTCTCTTCACCCAACCCAAGCAACCTTTACCGATTGGACTGGTGGTCTACACCATCACCCGCACCACTCTCAACGCCGTGCGCTCCATCGAGGCTTTGATTATGGCGATTGTGGCTGTGATTTGGGTGGGGATTGGACCGTTTGCGGGTGTGCTGGCGTTGGGCTTGCATACCATCGCTTCGCTGGCTAAGTTATATTCGGAGCAGGTAGAGTCAATTTTGCCCGGGCCCATCGAAGCCATCACGGCAACCGGCGCCACTCGCCTGCAAACCATCGTTTACGCCGTGATTCCGCAAATACTTCCACCCTATATCTCCTTCACCATGTACCGCTGGGATATCAATGTACGCATGTCCACCATTATCGGCTTTGCCGGCGGTGGTGGGATTGGTTTCCTGCTCATTCAAAACATCAACCTTCTCAACTACCGGGCTGCCAGCACCCAAATGCTCGCCATTGCCATTGTGGTCGCCGCGATGGATTATCTGAGTTCGGCAATGCGGGAGCGATTCGTCTAA
- a CDS encoding UDP-glucose 4-epimerase: protein MKIYITGISGFLSINLVRYLLNKGYEQIAGIDLVDFTYPERPRIEFLQGDIRDPEAVRQSMKGAEIVIHTAAALPLYSPEDIYTTDVIGTRIVLQQAYEYGVKRFIHISSTAVYGVPDHHPIYETDPLIGVGPYGKAKIQAEEVCLEYRQKGMCVPILRPKSFIGPERLGVFAIFYEWASQGKNFPMIGWGNNRYQLLDVEDLCAAIYACMTLDEEAVNDTFNIGAAEFTTMKQDYQAVLDAAGFGKRIIPFPAGPVVLALKILERLKLSPLYPWIYETASKDSFVSIEKAQRKLGFQPRYSNQQALLRNYQWYLENRDTFSEGEGITHRQPWKQKALKLVKVFF from the coding sequence ATGAAAATCTATATCACTGGCATCAGCGGTTTCTTGAGCATCAATCTGGTGCGCTATCTCTTGAACAAAGGCTATGAGCAGATTGCCGGCATTGACCTGGTGGATTTCACCTATCCCGAACGACCTCGGATTGAGTTTCTCCAGGGTGATATCCGTGATCCCGAAGCAGTGCGGCAGAGCATGAAAGGAGCCGAGATCGTTATTCACACGGCTGCTGCCCTGCCACTCTATTCCCCCGAGGATATTTACACCACCGATGTGATTGGGACGCGCATCGTTTTACAGCAAGCCTATGAATATGGCGTCAAACGCTTTATTCACATTTCTTCCACCGCCGTTTATGGCGTTCCTGACCATCATCCCATTTATGAAACAGATCCCTTGATTGGAGTCGGCCCCTACGGCAAAGCGAAAATTCAAGCCGAAGAAGTCTGCCTGGAATACCGCCAGAAGGGAATGTGCGTTCCCATCCTGCGCCCCAAATCTTTTATCGGTCCAGAACGCCTGGGGGTATTTGCCATCTTTTACGAATGGGCGAGCCAGGGCAAGAACTTTCCCATGATCGGTTGGGGTAACAATCGCTATCAGTTGCTGGATGTTGAGGATTTGTGTGCGGCAATTTATGCCTGTATGACACTGGATGAAGAAGCTGTCAACGATACGTTTAACATTGGAGCGGCAGAGTTTACCACCATGAAGCAGGACTATCAGGCCGTGTTAGATGCAGCCGGCTTTGGCAAACGCATTATCCCCTTCCCGGCTGGTCCGGTTGTTCTGGCGCTCAAAATCCTCGAGCGTTTGAAACTCTCACCGCTCTACCCGTGGATTTACGAAACCGCTTCCAAAGATTCCTTTGTCTCGATCGAAAAAGCCCAACGGAAACTGGGCTTCCAGCCGCGTTACTCCAATCAGCAGGCTTTGCTGCGCAATTACCAGTGGTATCTGGAAAACAGGGATACCTTCAGCGAGGGAGAGGGAATCACGCACCGCCAACCGTGGAAGCAAAAGGCGCTTAAGCTGGTGAAGGTGTTTTTCTAG
- a CDS encoding Sucrose phosphorylase translates to MKDEARLYALWQSIYGAGQADAFQSLLAILNAYRGRITPPPRTDLDQRDVFLITYPDQVRRADQPPLQTLSQFCHRHLTDVVTVIHLLPFYPWSSDDGFSVIDYRQVDSRYGDWSHIQDFRRCFRLMFDGVINHISAKSAWFQAFLQGDVRYQQDFIVIDEEVDLSGVFRPRTTPLLTTFRTAHGEKRVWTTFSADQVDLNYHNPRVLLEMVDVLLFYAQQGASFIRLDAIAFLWKEIGTTCLHLPQTHRIIQLLRAVFESVAPHVRLITETNVPHAENLAYFGDGTNEAHLVYNFALPPLVYHTLHNEDGSAFSRWVASLELPSDQVTFLNFLASHDGIGVGPVRGILSEEEIAALVSGTLARGGLVSYKTNPDGSTSPYELNINYFDALANPHSEEAVEYHLSRFIAAHALMLSLPGVPAFYFHSLFGSRGWKEGVQQSGQNRAINRQKLNGDELERQLADPTSLRARVFNHLKQLIRVRAAQPAFTPFGAVWNVVECSPTIFALHRQTGSGEHRVLCLQNLSSQPQTFAFSTAVPPLLFSGIWEDLIGKQKMELKQRSKLTLRPYQTLWLAPHKTENEL, encoded by the coding sequence ATGAAAGACGAGGCACGTCTCTATGCCCTGTGGCAGAGCATCTACGGCGCAGGGCAGGCGGATGCCTTCCAATCCCTGCTTGCCATCCTGAATGCTTACCGCGGCAGGATCACGCCTCCGCCGCGCACTGACCTCGATCAGCGGGATGTTTTCCTGATCACCTACCCGGATCAGGTCCGCCGAGCCGATCAGCCGCCTCTGCAGACCCTGAGCCAATTTTGTCATCGTCATTTGACAGACGTGGTCACCGTGATTCACCTGCTGCCGTTTTATCCCTGGTCTTCCGATGACGGTTTTTCGGTGATCGACTATCGGCAGGTGGACTCACGCTATGGCGACTGGTCGCACATTCAGGATTTTCGGAGGTGTTTTCGCCTGATGTTCGATGGGGTGATCAATCACATCTCGGCAAAAAGCGCCTGGTTTCAAGCTTTCTTGCAGGGAGATGTGCGCTATCAGCAAGACTTTATCGTTATCGATGAGGAAGTTGACCTCTCTGGGGTCTTTCGTCCGCGTACCACCCCCTTGCTTACCACCTTTCGCACGGCGCACGGAGAGAAGCGAGTGTGGACAACTTTCAGTGCCGACCAGGTGGACTTGAATTACCACAACCCTCGAGTGCTGTTGGAAATGGTTGACGTGTTGCTCTTTTATGCCCAACAAGGAGCATCTTTTATCCGCCTGGATGCAATTGCCTTTTTGTGGAAGGAAATCGGTACAACCTGCCTGCACCTGCCTCAAACGCACCGCATCATTCAACTCCTGCGCGCCGTCTTCGAGTCCGTTGCCCCGCACGTTCGCCTGATCACCGAGACCAATGTACCTCACGCCGAAAATCTCGCTTATTTTGGGGATGGGACAAACGAAGCCCATCTGGTGTACAACTTTGCCTTACCGCCGCTGGTGTACCACACCCTGCACAATGAGGACGGAAGCGCGTTCTCCAGGTGGGTTGCATCTTTAGAACTCCCTTCGGATCAGGTGACTTTTTTGAACTTTTTAGCCTCCCACGATGGGATCGGAGTTGGACCGGTGCGGGGCATTTTGAGCGAAGAAGAAATCGCGGCCCTGGTAAGCGGCACTTTAGCGCGCGGCGGGCTGGTCTCCTACAAGACCAACCCGGATGGCTCCACCAGCCCTTACGAATTGAACATCAATTATTTCGATGCGCTGGCGAACCCGCACAGCGAGGAAGCTGTAGAATACCATCTCAGCCGCTTTATCGCCGCCCATGCTCTGATGCTGAGCCTGCCTGGCGTACCGGCATTTTACTTCCACAGCCTGTTTGGCTCGCGCGGCTGGAAAGAAGGCGTGCAGCAAAGCGGTCAAAACCGCGCTATCAACCGCCAGAAGCTGAATGGTGATGAACTGGAACGTCAGTTAGCCGATCCAACCTCGCTGCGCGCCCGGGTTTTTAACCACCTGAAACAGCTCATCCGGGTGCGAGCCGCTCAGCCGGCTTTCACACCCTTTGGGGCAGTCTGGAATGTGGTAGAATGTTCTCCAACCATCTTTGCTTTGCACCGCCAGACCGGTTCGGGGGAACATCGGGTGCTTTGTTTGCAAAACCTGAGCTCTCAACCCCAAACGTTTGCATTTAGCACCGCTGTCCCTCCCCTGCTCTTTTCCGGAATTTGGGAAGACCTGATTGGAAAGCAAAAGATGGAACTGAAGCAGCGATCAAAATTAACTTTGCGACCCTACCAGACTCTGTGGCTGGCGCCTCATAAAACGGAGAATGAACTTTGA